From the Bubalus kerabau isolate K-KA32 ecotype Philippines breed swamp buffalo chromosome 2, PCC_UOA_SB_1v2, whole genome shotgun sequence genome, one window contains:
- the LOC129644383 gene encoding protein PRRC2A-like — protein MARLDSPVRLTLPPSKEKPRTAALKSGPNRGPNLDFPQRQSLETGKREKALAWGIQSTKRLPNAPLRRSDRVRPKAVEARRAPGRSALPALPARPERAPRAEELTAPLAQHPADLLLEVPARLERGEGGSEGGGRAAAAVGLGLHEEDVPAVLLEAPAGGEGGVAPGAQAHGEQRVLLQAPGFRRPHLVHLHQIGRLGSGLGGAGSGGGGPGGHGPVGRRRALASPRPCLARGRRRLPVECPLLPPPRRVQLSLDNHRGALNQLLHRAHAGRGRVAHRGPRGSRLVAGGRPRRQGRGPQQQQQQQRRRRRRAGGGAGPPGAARGASPAHGARRKKKKKKAAATASDARMLGVIGPPRAAAAAAAPEPGCRGSAVTGGGRGGGEAAQRIARVAAMGGREARAAVRVGCGDFPRTQR, from the exons ATGGCCAGACTGGATAGTCCTGTCCGCCTCACCCTTCCGCCTTCAAAGGAAAAGCCCCGCACGGCCGCCCTAAAGA GCGGCCCCAACCGCGGACCAAACTTGGACTTTCCTCAACGGCAAAGCCTCGAAACCGGGAAACGGGAGAAGGCGCTTGCCTGGGGCATCCAGTCCACCAAGAGGCTCCCAAACGCGCCCCTCCGCCGCTCGGACCGCGTCCGCCCGAAAGCCGTCGAAGCCCGGCGCGCCCCGGGGAGGTccgccctccccgccctccccgcccGGCCCGAGCGCGCCCCGCGGGCCGAGGAACTTACCGCACCGCTTGCACAGCACCCGGCTGACCTCCTTCTTGAGGTTCCGGCCCGTCTCGAGAGGGGGGAAGGAGGCTCGGAAGGCGGCGGGCGCGCGGCCGCTGCTGTTGGCCTCGGGCTCCATGAAGAAGATGTACCTGCTGTCCTCCTTGAGGCGCCCGCAGGAGGGGAAGGCGGGGTGGCCCCAGGCGCCCAGGCGCACGGTGAGCAGCGAGTCCTTCTTCAAGCCCCCGGCTTTCGCCGCCCACACCTGGTGCACCTTCACCAGATAGGGCGCCTCGGCTCCGGGCTCGGCGGCGCTGGGAGCGGGGGCGGTGGGCCAGGCGGGCACGGTCCCGTTGGCCGGCGGCGGGCGCTCGCCTCCCCACGCCCCTGCCTCgcccgcggccgccgccgcctccctgTCGAGTGCCccctgctgccgccgccgcggcGGGTGCAGCTTTCCCTCGATAACCACCGCGGCGCGCTGAACCAGCTCCTGCACCGAGCCCACGCTGGGCGGGGACGCGTAGCACACCGAGGCCCCCGCGGGAGCCGCCTCGTCGCCGGCGGCCGCCCCCGGCGCCAGGGCCGAGgtccacagcagcagcagcagcagcagcggcgacGGCGGAGGAGAGCGGGCGGCGGGGCCGGTCCTCCCGGCGCGGCGCGCGGCGCATCGCCAGCTCATGGTGCGAG gcgaaagaaaaaaaaaaaaaaagccgccGCCACCGCCTCGGATGCTCGGATGCTGGGAGTAATAGGTCctccccgcgccgccgccgccgccgccgcgcccgaGCCCGGCTGTCGGGGCTCTGCTGTCACCGGAGGAGGACGTGGAGGTGGAGAAGCTGCTCAGCGG ATCGCCCGGGTTGCTGCAATGGGAGGCCGGGAGGCGAGGGCTGCAGTCCGAGTGGGCTGCGGAGATTTCCCCAGGACTCAGAGGTGA